Proteins from one Deltaproteobacteria bacterium genomic window:
- a CDS encoding 6-bladed beta-propeller, which yields MSIREKRHKEYWKPEEPVVVQEDPKAAAAAAEEEAKKPKITIEVEGGAKWTTSMDIMLLISAKEERGFGIAGYFVSEDKTPPTTNSKWVVIPQSYPLATFYSTTIGYTLDPKDGMKTIYVWCRDGEWNVSTAAVVTILLTSYEFIKKWGQPGTGALEFTAPSAIAQGQDNSFYIVDTDNHRVQVFDKDFNFIRQLGEGRGKTDGKFYYPRGVATDASSGDVYVVDSGNNRIQKFSAKGNFIKQWGNVVKPVEEKKPGEMSYSDGNETTFSRGGDPSVELYDPLNAVVDKNGNLFVVDSGNHRIKKYDKEGTLLLAWGINGSLDGMLHYPSDIEVDDSQTVYVSDMGNNRIQKFDKEGKFIGKWGRKGTGDTNLKLPLGIAIDASGHLYVADSGNHRVHKFDKDGNFIDGFGLTGAGEGEFNAPVFVVTDKEGYIYVLDRTNATVQKFKYVPRPKEEQTNNKG from the coding sequence ATGTCAATAAGAGAAAAAAGGCATAAGGAATACTGGAAACCAGAAGAACCTGTGGTTGTACAGGAAGATCCCAAGGCAGCAGCGGCGGCAGCAGAGGAGGAGGCAAAAAAACCCAAGATAACAATAGAGGTTGAAGGTGGCGCCAAATGGACTACCTCAATGGATATTATGCTTCTTATCTCTGCCAAAGAGGAAAGGGGTTTTGGGATTGCAGGATATTTTGTTTCAGAGGATAAGACCCCGCCGACAACAAACTCAAAATGGGTTGTCATACCCCAGAGTTACCCATTAGCCACCTTTTACTCAACAACGATTGGATATACATTAGACCCAAAAGACGGGATGAAGACCATCTATGTGTGGTGCAGGGATGGGGAGTGGAATGTCTCAACTGCGGCTGTTGTTACTATACTTTTAACCTCATACGAATTTATCAAAAAATGGGGCCAGCCGGGCACCGGTGCGCTGGAGTTTACTGCGCCATCTGCAATTGCACAAGGCCAGGACAACAGTTTTTATATTGTTGACACAGATAATCACAGGGTCCAGGTATTTGATAAGGATTTTAATTTTATCAGACAATTGGGCGAAGGCAGAGGCAAGACCGATGGAAAGTTTTATTACCCAAGGGGTGTAGCAACAGACGCATCATCAGGGGATGTATATGTAGTGGATTCCGGAAATAACCGGATACAGAAATTCAGCGCCAAAGGAAACTTTATTAAGCAATGGGGCAATGTCGTAAAACCTGTGGAAGAAAAGAAGCCCGGTGAGATGTCATACAGTGACGGCAATGAAACCACTTTTAGCCGGGGTGGAGATCCCAGTGTGGAGCTCTACGACCCGTTAAATGCAGTGGTTGACAAGAATGGGAATTTATTTGTTGTGGATTCCGGCAATCATAGAATCAAGAAATACGACAAAGAAGGCACACTGCTTTTAGCATGGGGGATTAACGGGAGCCTTGACGGCATGTTGCATTATCCATCTGATATTGAGGTAGATGATTCGCAGACTGTATACGTCTCTGACATGGGCAATAATCGTATCCAGAAATTCGACAAAGAGGGAAAGTTTATCGGGAAATGGGGTAGAAAGGGGACAGGTGATACAAATCTTAAATTGCCGTTAGGCATAGCAATCGACGCCTCAGGACACCTGTATGTGGCGGATTCCGGCAACCATCGGGTCCATAAATTTGACAAAGACGGTAATTTTATAGACGGCTTTGGCTTAACAGGCGCCGGCGAAGGCGAATTCAATGCCCCGGTCTTTGTTGTAACCGACAAAGAGGGATATATCTATGTCCTGGACAGAACTAATGCAACAGTGCAGAAATTCAAGTATGTGCCGCGGCCAAAAGAGGAACAAACTAATAATAAGGGGTGA
- a CDS encoding Mrp/NBP35 family ATP-binding protein codes for MACIRLYSCSLCDNQEACKEDKEAHDKTIIADRMAKVKHKVLVMSNKGGVGKSTVSANLAASLAKKGYKVGIADADIHGPNIPKMFGAEGKRLRITDAGIQPYEAFNLKIASIAFLMEGTDEPIVWRDVWKYDFLQQLFGSFNWGELDYLIVDLPPGTGNESITTIELVNKVGGVVIVTTPQDVALLDSRRSITFSKINNLPIIGIIENMAGLTCPHCGKDVEVFKIGGGERAAVEMGVPFLGRIPIDPMIAVKADSGEPYIIACPDSPAGEIFQEIVDKCDKFVNSNVVNVMS; via the coding sequence ATGGCTTGTATACGTCTTTATTCATGCAGTTTATGCGATAATCAGGAGGCTTGCAAGGAAGATAAGGAAGCCCACGATAAAACTATTATTGCGGACAGGATGGCCAAGGTTAAGCATAAGGTGCTTGTCATGAGCAATAAAGGCGGCGTGGGAAAGAGCACAGTCTCTGCAAATCTTGCGGCATCCCTTGCAAAGAAGGGATATAAGGTTGGTATTGCCGACGCTGATATACATGGTCCAAATATCCCTAAGATGTTTGGGGCTGAAGGTAAGAGGCTCAGGATAACGGATGCCGGCATACAGCCTTATGAGGCATTTAACTTAAAGATTGCCTCTATAGCCTTTCTCATGGAGGGGACAGATGAACCAATTGTCTGGAGGGATGTTTGGAAATACGATTTCCTCCAGCAGTTATTTGGGTCATTTAACTGGGGTGAACTTGACTACCTGATTGTTGATCTGCCTCCTGGAACCGGCAACGAATCTATAACTACGATAGAACTCGTTAACAAGGTGGGCGGGGTTGTGATAGTTACCACGCCGCAGGATGTGGCGCTTTTAGACTCAAGGAGGTCTATTACCTTTTCCAAAATAAACAATCTTCCTATAATTGGAATCATAGAAAATATGGCCGGTCTCACATGTCCGCATTGTGGCAAGGATGTAGAGGTATTCAAGATAGGCGGCGGTGAAAGGGCGGCAGTAGAAATGGGGGTTCCCTTTTTAGGCAGGATACCTATAGACCCAATGATAGCTGTGAAGGCTGACAGCGGCGAGCCTTATATAATTGCCTGCCCGGATTCGCCGGCAGGAGAGATATTTCAGGAGATTGTGGATAAGTGTGATAAATTTGTAAATAGTAATGTAGTTAATGTAATGTCATAA
- a CDS encoding 4Fe-4S dicluster domain-containing protein has protein sequence MEKERLSDRRQFFKETFVTVASYATELLHKEDKKSDKKHKKIVYLRPPGAVAESEFISLCTRCDECIKVCPYQCIGYADSDTGLGTPVIVARVSACRLCSDFSCITACKGGALKPVNNMRDVKMGVAVINKKRCLDYAEEKFSACQQCYRQCPLKDEALYLDDDYRPVLRAEKCVGCGICENICQAVNSPGAISITPAQKLILTQ, from the coding sequence ATGGAAAAAGAAAGATTATCTGACAGGAGGCAATTCTTTAAAGAGACCTTTGTAACTGTTGCAAGCTATGCAACAGAATTGTTGCATAAGGAAGATAAGAAATCAGATAAAAAGCATAAAAAGATTGTTTATCTGCGTCCGCCTGGCGCAGTGGCGGAAAGTGAGTTTATTTCCCTTTGCACAAGGTGTGATGAATGTATAAAGGTATGCCCTTATCAGTGCATAGGATATGCTGACTCAGATACCGGGTTAGGCACCCCTGTAATAGTGGCAAGGGTTTCAGCCTGTAGATTATGTTCAGACTTTTCATGTATAACGGCTTGTAAGGGCGGCGCATTGAAACCTGTTAATAATATGAGAGATGTAAAGATGGGGGTGGCAGTTATTAATAAGAAAAGGTGTCTTGATTATGCTGAGGAGAAGTTCTCAGCCTGTCAGCAATGCTATAGACAGTGCCCCTTGAAGGACGAGGCTTTATACCTTGATGATGACTATAGACCTGTTTTAAGGGCTGAAAAGTGTGTAGGGTGTGGCATATGTGAAAATATTTGCCAGGCTGTAAACTCTCCTGGCGCCATAAGTATAACCCCTGCTCAAAAATTAATTCTTACTCAATAA
- a CDS encoding cytochrome ubiquinol oxidase subunit I codes for MKLFSVVISKGLFKRGFIAALFFFAFLFALPLLKPAKFFLIGTNTAHASEQAVQAEKPADAEAKPEAKKEEYQPAPKLKASDYPQNKYINGRVMAWLTAQLHLWFAAFVLAVPIFVFIIEAIGMATKDERYDKMAYEFIKVSLTAYSVTAVLGGLLLFTLIIFYPDFIKYMSGVFSSTMLAYAFLFFAESLCLYIYYYGWHAMETGFSKWMHLTIGWMLNVVGTTMMLLTSAWASFMMAPHGVSATGVFEGNVWAAIHNHLWNPLNLHRFVANVAFGGGVVGAYAAYKFLSVQTKEEKAHYDWMGYTANFIAIAGLLPLPFAGYWLVAEIYATSQQMGITLMGGSFAWWFIMQAILIGGLFLSANYYLWCGMERTKGAERYIKYTKYIAFVIVMCFLVWFTPHTLVLKPGELKALGGPYHKYLGPLGIMPAKNTAVNIMLIFTFLSFTLYKRCSKIATVSWAPLGNTIQMAIFTAAVINVVICGVYFGYFTNTVYKVASSVLQVSSTLTVLISVTIIDIFMFKGAKEAAPLEWGKMPDRSQYALFVLAVTFTWLMGLMGFIRSGIRQHWHVNGVFRDASPDAFTPTIGYGARVISTGVIIFMAIIIFIFWLAQFGAKKSFKAANH; via the coding sequence ATGAAATTATTTTCAGTTGTTATCAGTAAAGGCCTCTTTAAAAGGGGGTTTATAGCAGCCCTGTTCTTTTTTGCTTTTCTATTTGCCCTCCCGCTTTTAAAACCAGCAAAATTTTTTCTGATTGGAACTAATACGGCACATGCCTCTGAACAGGCTGTCCAGGCTGAAAAACCCGCAGATGCAGAGGCAAAGCCGGAAGCCAAAAAAGAAGAATACCAGCCGGCGCCAAAACTTAAAGCAAGCGATTATCCTCAGAACAAGTATATAAACGGCAGGGTTATGGCATGGCTTACAGCGCAGTTGCATCTCTGGTTCGCTGCGTTTGTCCTTGCCGTTCCCATCTTCGTCTTTATTATAGAGGCCATTGGTATGGCCACAAAGGACGAGCGGTATGACAAGATGGCCTATGAATTTATTAAGGTAAGCCTCACAGCGTATTCCGTAACTGCCGTATTAGGCGGTCTTCTCTTATTTACATTAATAATATTTTATCCTGATTTCATAAAATACATGTCAGGTGTCTTCAGTTCAACCATGCTTGCCTATGCCTTTCTTTTCTTTGCAGAGAGTCTATGTCTCTACATCTATTATTATGGCTGGCATGCAATGGAGACAGGATTCAGCAAGTGGATGCATCTGACCATAGGATGGATGTTGAATGTGGTAGGTACAACGATGATGCTCCTTACCAGCGCGTGGGCTTCATTTATGATGGCGCCGCATGGTGTAAGCGCCACCGGCGTATTTGAGGGGAATGTATGGGCTGCCATACATAACCATCTGTGGAATCCGTTAAACCTCCATAGATTTGTGGCAAATGTCGCATTCGGCGGCGGGGTCGTCGGCGCATACGCGGCCTATAAATTTTTAAGCGTGCAGACAAAAGAAGAAAAGGCCCACTATGACTGGATGGGCTATACGGCAAACTTCATAGCCATAGCAGGCCTGCTCCCGCTCCCCTTTGCAGGTTACTGGCTTGTGGCAGAGATATACGCAACTAGCCAGCAAATGGGCATAACCCTTATGGGCGGCTCATTTGCATGGTGGTTTATCATGCAGGCAATTCTTATCGGCGGACTCTTTCTTTCTGCCAATTATTATCTGTGGTGCGGGATGGAAAGAACCAAGGGCGCGGAGAGGTACATCAAATACACCAAATATATTGCCTTTGTCATAGTTATGTGTTTCCTTGTATGGTTTACGCCTCATACATTGGTTCTGAAACCAGGGGAATTAAAGGCCCTCGGCGGACCATATCATAAATATCTTGGTCCACTGGGAATTATGCCTGCCAAGAATACGGCTGTCAACATAATGCTGATATTTACCTTCCTGAGTTTCACGCTCTACAAGCGCTGCAGTAAGATTGCCACAGTTTCATGGGCTCCTCTGGGTAACACCATACAGATGGCAATATTTACGGCCGCCGTAATCAATGTAGTCATATGCGGCGTCTATTTCGGCTACTTTACCAATACTGTATATAAGGTCGCGTCTTCGGTCCTGCAGGTTTCATCCACCCTTACGGTGCTTATATCAGTTACAATTATAGATATATTCATGTTCAAAGGCGCTAAGGAAGCAGCGCCGCTTGAATGGGGCAAGATGCCTGACAGGAGTCAGTATGCCTTGTTCGTTCTCGCAGTAACATTTACATGGCTCATGGGTCTTATGGGTTTTATACGGTCTGGCATACGACAGCACTGGCATGTGAACGGCGTATTCAGGGATGCTTCTCCTGACGCCTTTACCCCGACCATTGGATATGGGGCGCGGGTAATATCCACGGGTGTTATTATATTCATGGCCATTATAATATTCATATTCTGGCTTGCCCAGTTTGGCGCGAAAAAGAGCTTTAAGGCAGCTAACCATTAA
- a CDS encoding cytochrome C, with amino-acid sequence MKTFLKIVIFSLGVTCVYAFFANIVIPQVRPAPPPVEEKLDLGSMTMEQFVGLGEKVFNDICTLCHNPVGGRAPLMIQAGKDGPPIGARAEERVKDPRYKGKAKNGEEYIRESENEPSAFVVPGYGVKGTNDTVSPMPVTTSGAIGLTDAKVDAVIAYFQTNAGVPVTVKIPTGAPAPASTEAAAPPAAPAKTPEEFVAKYGCGVCHKVAGQQGPICPDLMHIGAVAKTRIKDKDYKGKAKDAAGYIAESILEPGTFVAPGFPPGVMPQDFGAKILAQEFNMMVNFLSNSK; translated from the coding sequence ATGAAGACCTTTTTAAAGATAGTGATTTTCAGCTTAGGAGTAACATGCGTCTATGCGTTTTTTGCAAACATAGTTATTCCGCAGGTTAGGCCAGCGCCGCCCCCTGTAGAGGAAAAGCTTGATTTAGGTTCCATGACTATGGAGCAGTTTGTAGGACTTGGAGAGAAGGTATTCAACGATATATGCACATTGTGCCATAACCCTGTGGGAGGGAGGGCGCCCCTCATGATTCAGGCAGGTAAGGACGGCCCGCCTATTGGAGCCAGGGCTGAGGAAAGGGTAAAAGACCCAAGATATAAGGGTAAGGCAAAGAATGGCGAGGAATATATACGGGAGTCTGAGAATGAACCCTCTGCCTTTGTTGTTCCGGGTTATGGTGTCAAGGGTACCAATGACACCGTGAGCCCAATGCCTGTTACTACCAGCGGCGCCATTGGTTTAACAGACGCGAAAGTGGATGCTGTTATTGCCTATTTCCAGACAAATGCGGGTGTCCCTGTTACTGTTAAGATACCGACAGGGGCTCCGGCTCCTGCCAGTACAGAAGCGGCTGCCCCGCCTGCTGCGCCGGCAAAGACCCCGGAAGAGTTTGTAGCAAAGTACGGTTGCGGCGTCTGCCACAAGGTAGCTGGCCAGCAGGGTCCAATATGTCCTGATCTTATGCACATAGGCGCAGTAGCAAAGACACGGATTAAGGATAAAGATTACAAGGGTAAGGCAAAGGATGCCGCTGGATATATAGCAGAGTCTATTTTAGAACCAGGTACATTTGTAGCGCCTGGTTTTCCTCCGGGTGTCATGCCCCAGGATTTCGGGGCTAAAATCCTTGCGCAGGAGTTTAATATGATGGTTAATTTTCTATCAAATTCCAAATAA
- a CDS encoding cytochrome c codes for MKIPRLLLFVIILSVAYSVFKLFGIIVKQPIPTSLVQMYMFFVTVMSLLWITSTEEGMNGLVGPIKALIEDPSKRILRNIVFLIVPLLGAGITYAQLRPTYEAPVELRSIHPAPPSTIKVFGKTFNLMTLENPYRKIEKEDPQKFAQLVKEGGEVFFKNCFYCHGDKLNGRGHYAHGLNPIPANFTDVGTIAQLQESFLFWRITTGGPGLPKEGAPWISAMPIWQNFLTEDEVWKVILFLYNYTGYVPRSWEK; via the coding sequence ATGAAGATACCAAGATTATTGCTGTTTGTAATTATCCTATCTGTTGCATACAGCGTATTTAAACTATTCGGGATTATAGTGAAACAACCAATCCCAACAAGTCTTGTGCAGATGTACATGTTTTTTGTTACGGTTATGAGCCTCTTGTGGATTACATCCACGGAAGAGGGTATGAATGGGCTTGTGGGACCGATAAAGGCTCTCATAGAAGACCCTAGTAAAAGGATATTGAGGAATATCGTGTTTCTTATTGTCCCGCTGCTTGGAGCAGGGATAACCTATGCGCAGTTAAGGCCCACCTACGAGGCGCCTGTGGAACTGCGGTCCATCCACCCTGCGCCGCCGTCTACAATTAAGGTATTTGGCAAGACATTTAATCTGATGACGTTGGAAAACCCTTATAGAAAGATAGAAAAGGAAGACCCTCAGAAATTTGCGCAGCTTGTCAAAGAGGGGGGAGAAGTATTTTTTAAAAATTGTTTCTACTGCCACGGCGATAAGCTGAACGGCAGAGGGCATTATGCGCATGGCCTTAATCCCATTCCGGCTAATTTCACGGATGTGGGAACCATCGCTCAGCTGCAGGAATCGTTTCTATTCTGGAGGATCACAACGGGGGGACCTGGTTTGCCCAAAGAAGGGGCTCCATGGATATCTGCCATGCCTATCTGGCAGAATTTCCTGACAGAGGATGAGGTGTGGAAGGTTATACTCTTCCTATACAACTACACAGGGTATGTGCCGAGGTCATGGGAAAAATAA
- a CDS encoding ethylbenzene dehydrogenase-related protein translates to MKKKLLILVALSIILVSIPAIAAQGNKENGKVIYDKKCWWCHGENGAGDGPAANFLSPPPRDFTAGWFKFKSTPFDELFPADEDIFRVISGGTNHASSWGGLSGTAMPNWDDKLKEQERWDLVAYITDSLGHLEKPKKPSIDYKNQVKTSKESIGKGKEIFQKLCVECHGEEGKGSGTKKLKDDLGFREWPRNLTKPWTFRINNDPKEIYTRISVGIPGTQMPSFADPASKKTLSDEERWNVANYVNSIGDDTKKPNDADTVLKAIRLEGELPDKPDDPRWKEAQPTSFYLIPQIIAKERFFTPTIDGITSRAFFNDKEISILLEWDDRTKSIPGDEKAKELAEGSDVFEDSVALQFSVTIPEEMEKPYFGMGDSAKPVNIWQWKGGKKDSPESVKLINANGFQKIEQRDAAKAGLKASSAYSNGTWRVVMKRPLTTEEKDKDIQFVEGKFIPLAFAAWDGSNGETGSKHVLSTWYWIQMKPVTSNTVYIIPVIVGLLVFGGELLLIRKPRK, encoded by the coding sequence ATGAAGAAAAAACTCCTAATTTTAGTTGCCTTAAGCATTATATTGGTTTCAATCCCGGCTATTGCGGCCCAGGGCAATAAAGAAAACGGGAAGGTAATATACGACAAAAAATGCTGGTGGTGCCACGGTGAGAACGGCGCAGGCGACGGGCCTGCTGCCAATTTTTTAAGTCCCCCGCCAAGGGATTTTACGGCAGGCTGGTTTAAATTTAAGTCAACACCGTTTGATGAGCTTTTTCCCGCCGATGAAGACATCTTCAGGGTGATAAGCGGAGGCACGAATCACGCTTCTTCATGGGGTGGTCTGTCAGGCACAGCCATGCCAAACTGGGACGATAAGCTTAAGGAGCAGGAGAGGTGGGACTTGGTTGCGTATATTACTGATTCACTCGGCCATCTGGAGAAACCTAAAAAACCGTCAATTGATTATAAGAATCAGGTAAAGACATCAAAGGAAAGCATTGGAAAGGGCAAAGAAATCTTCCAAAAGTTGTGCGTAGAGTGCCACGGAGAGGAAGGGAAGGGCAGTGGCACAAAGAAATTAAAGGACGACCTCGGCTTCAGGGAATGGCCGAGAAATCTTACAAAACCATGGACATTCAGGATTAATAACGATCCCAAAGAAATATATACCCGCATATCCGTTGGTATCCCTGGAACGCAGATGCCGTCATTTGCAGATCCAGCCAGCAAAAAGACACTTTCTGACGAAGAGAGATGGAATGTTGCAAACTATGTAAACTCCATCGGTGATGATACAAAAAAGCCGAATGACGCGGATACTGTCCTGAAGGCCATAAGGCTTGAAGGGGAATTACCTGACAAGCCTGATGATCCGAGATGGAAGGAAGCACAACCCACAAGTTTCTATCTCATCCCCCAGATAATTGCAAAGGAGAGGTTTTTTACGCCCACGATAGATGGCATTACTTCCAGGGCATTTTTTAATGATAAGGAGATTTCAATACTGCTTGAATGGGATGACAGGACAAAGAGCATACCTGGGGATGAAAAGGCAAAAGAGCTTGCAGAAGGCAGCGATGTGTTTGAGGACAGCGTGGCTCTGCAATTTTCCGTAACAATACCTGAAGAGATGGAAAAGCCGTATTTCGGCATGGGTGACAGCGCAAAGCCCGTCAATATCTGGCAGTGGAAAGGCGGGAAAAAAGACTCACCCGAGAGCGTGAAACTTATCAATGCCAACGGCTTCCAGAAGATAGAACAGAGAGACGCTGCAAAGGCAGGTTTGAAGGCAAGCAGCGCCTACAGTAACGGCACATGGCGGGTTGTTATGAAGAGGCCGCTTACAACTGAAGAGAAAGACAAGGACATACAGTTTGTAGAGGGTAAATTCATACCTCTGGCATTTGCCGCATGGGATGGCAGCAACGGGGAAACAGGCTCAAAGCATGTCCTGTCAACATGGTACTGGATACAGATGAAACCCGTAACATCCAATACCGTATATATTATTCCTGTTATTGTAGGATTGTTAGTTTTTGGCGGCGAGCTTTTACTTATCAGGAAACCAAGAAAGTAG
- a CDS encoding CBS domain-containing protein, with the protein MKRSEFILGGEDFKRLTAAQLMEIDVKTFTPEAAWEEMAEAMTKWHFGSVPIVDAEDRLLGVVGEEDLLSALIEGKDLSKITALDIMGKKPVTVTEDTNAGEIGTLLQKERLIRVPVVKGGKLVGVVARRDLLFGYLRATSKPPLWL; encoded by the coding sequence ATGAAACGTTCCGAATTTATATTAGGCGGTGAAGATTTTAAAAGGTTGACTGCCGCGCAGCTTATGGAGATAGATGTAAAAACATTTACCCCTGAAGCCGCATGGGAAGAGATGGCAGAGGCTATGACAAAATGGCATTTTGGGAGTGTTCCCATTGTTGATGCGGAAGACAGGCTTTTGGGAGTTGTTGGAGAAGAAGACCTGCTCTCAGCGCTTATAGAAGGAAAAGACTTGAGTAAGATAACAGCCCTGGATATTATGGGGAAAAAACCTGTTACCGTTACTGAGGATACAAATGCAGGGGAGATTGGAACCCTCCTCCAGAAGGAGCGCCTTATAAGGGTTCCTGTAGTGAAGGGTGGAAAACTCGTAGGGGTTGTGGCGAGGCGGGACCTCCTGTTTGGCTATTTGAGAGCTACTTCAAAACCACCGCTCTGGTTATAA
- a CDS encoding radical SAM protein has protein sequence MDFIPFLISWNITKRCNLRCRHCYLDASELEHGNDELSTNDAKRVIDEVTAVNPQAMLIFTGGEPLLRDDCFDLFSYAAKKGLMVVLGTNGTLIDAQTVEKMIESGVKGVGISLDSIGPSYHDRFRGVEGAWEKTIAGMGILKKYNLDFQIQVTVTKDNYSEIPDIIEFAYKKGARAANIFFLVCTGRGQEMTDITPKQYEETLTYLVKAEKDYEGRMMVRARCAPHFLRIAHKLNPESQLLKGATSGCIAGTGYFRITPKGDVTACPYMPTKVGNLMEASLSQIWTTSPVFQSLRNPNYEGRCRECDYKEACGGCRARALAATSSIMGEDPWCEYEPEGQRVKESKSQRVRGAEEILWTKEAQERLSKVPTFLMGMVKKGVERYAREKCLKEITPEIMAELRKRAGK, from the coding sequence ATGGATTTTATACCTTTTCTCATATCCTGGAATATAACAAAAAGATGCAACCTGAGGTGCAGGCACTGCTACCTTGACGCATCAGAGTTGGAACATGGGAACGACGAGCTATCTACTAATGACGCAAAAAGGGTCATAGACGAGGTAACTGCTGTCAACCCGCAGGCAATGCTCATCTTTACAGGCGGCGAGCCTCTGCTCAGGGATGACTGCTTTGATCTTTTTTCCTATGCAGCGAAAAAAGGGTTGATGGTTGTGCTTGGAACAAATGGAACGCTCATTGATGCTCAGACTGTAGAAAAAATGATAGAAAGCGGTGTCAAGGGCGTTGGGATAAGCCTTGATTCAATAGGCCCATCATATCACGACAGGTTCAGGGGAGTGGAAGGGGCTTGGGAAAAGACCATTGCTGGAATGGGTATCTTAAAAAAATACAACCTTGATTTTCAGATTCAGGTGACTGTAACAAAGGACAATTATTCAGAAATACCGGATATAATAGAATTTGCGTATAAAAAAGGGGCCAGGGCAGCAAACATATTCTTTCTTGTCTGCACAGGCAGGGGACAGGAAATGACAGACATAACACCCAAACAATATGAGGAAACCCTGACATATCTTGTAAAGGCAGAAAAAGATTATGAAGGGAGAATGATGGTAAGGGCAAGGTGCGCGCCGCATTTTCTGAGGATCGCTCATAAGCTTAATCCTGAAAGCCAGCTTTTAAAAGGCGCAACAAGCGGCTGCATTGCAGGCACAGGATATTTCAGGATTACCCCTAAAGGCGATGTAACGGCATGCCCGTATATGCCGACAAAAGTGGGAAATCTTATGGAGGCAAGCCTGTCTCAGATATGGACAACATCGCCGGTATTTCAGTCTCTCAGAAATCCAAATTATGAGGGGAGATGCAGGGAATGTGATTATAAAGAGGCCTGCGGCGGATGCAGGGCAAGGGCGCTTGCAGCGACTTCCAGTATTATGGGAGAAGACCCGTGGTGCGAATATGAACCGGAGGGTCAAAGAGTCAAAGAGTCAAAGAGTCAAAGAGTCAGAGGGGCAGAAGAAATACTCTGGACAAAAGAAGCGCAGGAAAGGCTCTCAAAAGTGCCTACCTTTCTCATGGGCATGGTTAAAAAGGGCGTGGAAAGATACGCAAGGGAAAAATGTTTAAAAGAAATTACCCCTGAGATTATGGCTGAACTTAGAAAAAGGGCTGGAAAATAA